A window from Hemicordylus capensis ecotype Gifberg chromosome 2, rHemCap1.1.pri, whole genome shotgun sequence encodes these proteins:
- the LOC128343636 gene encoding LOW QUALITY PROTEIN: uncharacterized protein LOC128343636 (The sequence of the model RefSeq protein was modified relative to this genomic sequence to represent the inferred CDS: substituted 1 base at 1 genomic stop codon), whose translation MVYPLLFPNGEQSWGIDIPLQLRPQALKDLTKQPRAPRVRVSQMQYYGYHLSIRDDFNAFLNAGCLMQQYIVDAYVKTEANRLNFVRQNQPKLRVEKYSGLMDHLNEEANATGLIPGKTFILPSSFAGSPRNILQNYQDATAIARKYGKPDLFITMTCNPKWEEIVVNLQHAQSAAARPDLVARVFHLKLRSLIDDICKKHIFGPPKAIVYVIEFQKRGLPHAHILLILTENYKPKTEASIDKIVSAEIPNIEKTPRLYAIITKHMIHGPCGTHNRNSPCMSNEKCTKEFPKEYQQQTIANRNGYPKYRRRNTGQSKMENGKTIDNSWVVPYNPYLALKYNCHINVEVCASVKSVKYLFKYVYKGHDCAKVVIQEQDTLNHDEIKTYMDSRYVSAPEAAWRLNGFEMHYQSHTVHRLAVHLPNEQAVIFNLDDIGAAADRATSRETHLTAWFKLNQQEEKARNILYSDIPLHYVFDSANCTWKLRQRGADKVIGRMYSVNLPSDPERYCLHLLLLHVPGATSYGNLRNVNGIVYPTFQEAAKTRGLINDEQVWENFGLTYTIQNTEQLTDTYNQAYEKQTAEDMARTFNNELKTAMEQILAASQNDELSHRCFFLDGPGGSGKTYLYKTLLSTVRGQALTVVDKLMREIMENNKPMGGKVFLLGGDFRQTLPVVPHSSQTHIVEACIKFSTLWPTFTILKLQNNIRSIDTEFSKWLMQVGNGETPRIEGLPEDIIEIPARIICTGDIVKEIFRDNIPVDNVPKTANRSILCPKNNDVDTINEQVLNILEGKEVTYLSADTIDDSTEEDSKNYPIEFLNDQTPTGMPKHYLTLKVGTIIMLLRNLNTKKGLCSGTRLIVKNLEKNLIIAQVITGSAQGDTVFIPXIDLAPSCTDLPFTLRRRQYPIKLAFAMTINKSQGQTLEKVGIYLPEPVFSHGQLYVALSRVRSFTDVMVKVLEGPEQGRLLASSERIFTRNVVYKEIL comes from the exons ATGGTGTACCCATTGCTATTCCCCAATGGAGAACAAAGCTGGGGAATAGACATACCTTTACAACTCAGACCACAAGCCTTAAAAGATTTAACAAAACAGCCACGAGCACCAAGAGTAAGAGTCAGCCAGATGCAGTACTATGGCTACCATCTATCCATCAGAGACGACTTTAACGCCTTCCTAAATGCTGGATGCCTAATGCAACAATACATAGTAGATGCATATGTCAAAACAGAAGCCAACAGACTCAATTTTGTCCGGCAAAATCAGCCCAAATTGAGAGTGGAGAAATACTCAGGATTAATGGACCACTTAAATGAAGAAGCCAATGCAACAGGCCTAATTCCAGGAAAGACATTTATTTTGCCATCCTCATTTGCAGGTAGCCCCAGAAACATACTCCAAAACTATCAGGACGCAACGGCAATTGCCCGAAAGTACGGAAAACCAGATCTCTTTATTACCATGACATGCAACCCCAAGTGGGAAGAAATTGTTGTTAACCTGCAACATGCCCAATCAGCTGCTGCACGACCTGATTTAGTGGCAAGAGTCTTCCACCTAAAACTAAGATCACTAATTGATGACATCTGCAAGAAGCATATTTTTGGGCCACCCAAAGCCATTGTGTATGTCATAGAATTCCAAAAAAGAGGTTTACCACATGCACACATATTGCTCATCCTAACAGAAAACTATAAACCAAAAACCGAAGCATCCATAGACAAAATAGTATCTGCAGAAATCCCAAACATTGAAAAAACTCCTCGATTATATGCAATCATAACAAAGCATATGATCCATGGACCATGTGGAACACACAATCGGAATTCACCATGTATGTCAAATGAGAAATGCACAAAGGAATTCCCAAAAGAATACCAGCAACAAACTATTGCAAACAGAAACGGTTACCCCaaatacagaagaagaaacactggCCAAAGCAAAATGGAGAATGGAAAAACAATTGATAACAGCTGGGTTGTACCGTATAATCCATATCTAGCCCTGAAGTATAACTGCCATATCAACGTTGAAGTCTGTGCTTCAGTTAAGAGTGTAAAATACCTTTTCAAATATGTTTACAAGGGCCACGATTGCGCAAAAGTAGTGATCCAGGAACAAGACACTTTGAACCACGATGAAATCAAAACCTACATGGATTCAAGGTATGTCAGCGCACCAGAAGCAGCATGGCGTCTAAATGGATTTGAGATGCATTACCAATCCCATACAGTTCACAGGCTAGCAGTTCATCTCCCAAACGAACAGGCAGTAATTTTTAACCTCGATGACATTGGCGCAGCAGCCGACAGAGCAACAAGTCGTGAAACACATTTGACAGCTTGGTTCAAATTAAATCAACAAGAAGAGAAAGCTAGAAACATATTATACTCAGACATTCCTTTACATTATGTCTTTGACTCTGCAAACTGCACTTGGAAATTACGACAACGTGGTGCAGACAAAGTGATCGGGAGAATGTATTCTGTAAATTTACCATCAGACCCAGAGCGCTACTGCCTACACCTCCTACTGTTGCATGTACCAGGAGCAACATCCTACGGAAATCTTAGAAACGTAAATGGAATTGTCTACCCAACTTTCCAAGAAGCTGCCAAAACAAGAGGGCTCATAAATGACGAGCAAGTGTGGGAAA ACTTCGGCTTGACATACACCATACAAAATACAGAACAGCTAACAGATACGTACAACCAGGCCTATGAAAAACAAACAGCTGAGGATATGGCAAGAACCTTCAATAATGAGCTAAAAACAGCCATGGAGCAAATATTAGCAGCAAGCCAGAATGATGAGCTTAGCCACCGCTGTTTTTTCTTGGACGGGCCAGGAGGCAGTGGAAAAACTTACTTATACAAGACCTTACTCAGCACAGTGCGTGGCCAAG CACTAACAGTAGTAGACAAACTAATGAGAGAGATCATGGaaaacaacaagcccatgggaGGAAAAGTATTTTTACTGGGAGGAGATTTCCGGCAAACACTTCCGGTAGTGCCACACAGTAGCCAGACACATATCGTTGAAGCCTGCATAAAATTTAGTACACTGTGGCCCACATTCACAATCCTCAAGCTACAAAACAATATACGATCCATCGACACAGAATTCAGCAAGTGGCTAATGCAAGTAGGCAATGGAGAGACACCACGCATTGAAGGATTACCAGAAGACATCATAGAAATCCCTGCCAGAATAATATGCACAGGGGATATCGTTAAAGAAATTTTCAGAGACAACATTCCTGTGGACAACGTCCCCAAAACAGCAAACAGATCCATCCTTTGCCCTAAGAACAATGATGTTGACACCATAAATGAGCAGGTGCTCAACATTTTGGAAGGCAAAGAAGTCACGTATCTCAGTGCAGACACAATAGATGACTCCACCGAAGAGGATTCAAAAAACTACCCTATTGAATTCCTCAATGACCAAACACCAACAGGAATGCCTAAGCATTACCTCACCCTGAAAGTAGGCACAATAATAATGCTCCTCAGAAATCTAAACACCAAGAAAGGTTTATGCAGTGGCACCCGCCTCATTGTTAAAAACCTAGAAAAAAATCTCATCATAGCACAAGTGATTACAGGATCGGCACAGGGAGACACGGTCTTTATTCCATGAATTGATTTGGCACCATCCTGCACTGACTTACCATTTACCTTGAGAAGGCGACAATACCCAATAAAATTGGCTTTTGCAAtgacaataaataaatcacaggGTCAGACCCTAGAAAAGGTTGGAATCTATTTGCCTGAGCCAGTATTCAGCCACGGACAGTTATATGTGGCATTATCCAGAGTCAGAAGTTTTACAGACGTCATGGTAAAGGTGCTGGAAGGcccagaacaaggaagactaTTAGCAAGCTCAGAAAGAATTTTCACAAGGaatgtggtgtataaagaaatactatga